The nucleotide window GTCGCCACCACCCGGTAAGATTCAACCGGCGATCATAGATATTTCGCCACCAGGGCGGGCAATTCCTGCAGCGAGCGGATGCGATACCGCGGGCGGATCCAGCGGCTGGTTCGTCCGGCGGGGCACTTAAGGATCGAGATCATCCCCAGGCGGTTGGCGCCCCAGACATCCGCCACCAGCGAGTCCCCCACGAACATGGCCTGGCCGGGCGACACGTTCAGGGCCGACAGAGCCTTGCGGAAAATCCGCGCGTCGGGTTTGCGGTAGGACACGTCGCAGGAGTAGATCCGCAACGGCAGCAGGTCCAGCAGATGTTCGCGATCCAGATGGCGGTCGAGCGTCGGGCCCGGCACGAACGTGTTGGACACCACCGCCAGGCTCAGCCCGCGATCGCGAAACTCTTCGAGCATTTCGCGCGTGCCCGGTTCGACGGTCGCGCAGTCGCACAGCGGCTGATACCACCGCCAGGCCAACTGATCGATCTGCTCGGCGGTGAGGCTCTGCCCCAGGTGCCCGCTGAGGCGCCGCAGCAGAACCCGCGCGTCGAAGTCCCGGTGCAGCAGGCGATTGATCAACAGCCGCCAGCGAAGCTGCCCGAGCATCAGGCGGTGGAATCGTCCGAACTCCGGAAGGGGCTGGCCCAGCTCCCGCAGGAATGCGTAGGCCCCGCAGGCGCCTTGGCGAAAGAGACCGGGCAGATCGACCTTGCCGAAGTTCAGCAATGTCTCGCCCAGATCGAACAGGATACTTTTGAG belongs to Planctomycetaceae bacterium and includes:
- a CDS encoding HAD family hydrolase, with product MRLKSILFDLGETLLNFGKVDLPGLFRQGACGAYAFLRELGQPLPEFGRFHRLMLGQLRWRLLINRLLHRDFDARVLLRRLSGHLGQSLTAEQIDQLAWRWYQPLCDCATVEPGTREMLEEFRDRGLSLAVVSNTFVPGPTLDRHLDREHLLDLLPLRIYSCDVSYRKPDARIFRKALSALNVSPGQAMFVGDSLVADVWGANRLGMISILKCPAGRTSRWIRPRYRIRSLQELPALVAKYL